The DNA region AAGGGACTTAAGATGTTCACAATATccctacataaaaaaatataatcaagacAGAAAAGCGAGATAAAGACACTTCATAAAATTTTATAGCAATTGAAGATTATATAATCTATGAAATTAATCAAAGATCAGTCCTCCCCAAAAGATCATAGGAAAATAGTATAAACTTTTGAAAAATGGATCAAAAAGTAGAAATCTTATAATTAAGAATCAACAACAGACTgacacaaacaaatatttcaaaacatcaataacatatatatggaaGAATTTGTGACttactgattttttaaaaataataaaaaaagaaaaagaaagcaagaagaaaaaaaacacataacactattaatgattaataaattaGTCTAACTCATTTACATCAGGTAAAATATCCCTTAAAGTCTGGTAAGGCTGGGGTGCATTAGTGAGCGCTGCTCCATGCCTGAGTGGTTGTCCAGCTCAAGCAAGGACTTGTGAGCTATCATCCTGGGCACCTTGAAATGGACTCATGATGTGATTAGACTAGCATCTGGGTTTTTGGTTGTTACATTATGTAGACTCCCATAAAAATGGGAGAATGTGGAAACCTTTTAAGAGGAACCAGCTCTCTGTTGGTGAGAATCTAGTCCTCTAATTGGTGAGAACTAGTTCTTTCTTTGTAATCATATGCATACTACAAATCAAAAATATCCTACAATGATTCTtgatagtctgtctgtcttcctagtAGTCAACTGTAGTTATTAATCTATAAAATAATTGTAGGATCTATAAGAGGAAaatctatttctttcatttaaaaaaacaataaaataagagtAGTTGCTTTTTTGTATTTCTAAATGGAGTATgctataatagaagaaaaaaaaaacaaacttacttGTCTTAACTTAGACATGGCATCTGAGGATATGAAATTATTCTTAAAGAACCTCATAATGAAGCACATGACTTGGAACTGACTCTGTCctaattcctcctctcccaagaCAATCACCTTGAAGATCTGCAGCtcctacaaaaacaaaacaaaatcattagTAATTCAGGAATATAAATTTAGAGATCCAAGTATGGAAGATGCCACAGAATAGTACATGTAAGATGGAGTAACACCTGCCTGTAACACGGGTCATCTGGTTTGAGAAATGTATCAGAATTTGTTTGTTCTGAGCACAGACACAAGCTTTTTTGAAGATGGTATCATACAAGAAGCGTGTGTTATTCTAGGAGAGATAAGTCGAAGTCTTTATATGCAGTTTTTTCTGACAATGGAATGGCTTCTTAAAAGCTAATAAATAAAACCCAGTGTAATGGTTAacagttaatggttaaaacagataaatgtgctagacattaaaGGTCATATAGCGCTTTGGTAAAATATTGTGGTAAAAAGAGTAAAGATtatttaatgattaggataaaatTGTGTCAAAGATTGTTGAGCACTATCGGATAGTATAGTAGTGAAAAGTGTAAAGTGAGGAGAGCAAATGGAGAGTATCTATGTGGAAGGGAGAGTAACAGtgtatgaggaaaactgcaaaagagccattatgaaacaatcacTGGGTTATATGGGTAGAACTGGCAgttggagaagcaggagaagaatccAGGGAATTAGATAAGGGAACAAGGGAAGGTGGTGAAATATCAGGAAGAATGTAAGGATCCAGAGAAGGACATTGTTGCAACATAAGGGAGTCACAtgagcatccaggtgggagtggtaaggataatggggaaagaagagggaatggtgcacatggaggagaggagagaagttggggtgtgttgggagagcatgggaggaagaggggtaagttGAACTTGAGGAGGAGGCAGATGGATATTGCCAAATACTTTGACTGTAGAGGGAATAGGAATAGAGAcattggagggtggatgaggaagcagagcattctcttgggtcatgtttaggaagttttggaagtcttcaagagtttctggaggggagttgggtggggtggtctgtgagacaaaggttttcttgcgaggaggaaaagaggggatagatatctgaggagcagaggaagaggtgggtgtaggagaggttgtgataggagaagatggggtggaacatttagaTTGCCTGGTGCAACAGGTAAGcgagaaaaagtaaaggagaggtAGGCAAGGAAGTGGTAGAATTTGGAAAATTTTGATTTAGACTAggaaaggaatttgactgggggagagagggagtagaggtaggATGGTTCAGGGTATACTGGGGGAGCAACTGAgacatcttgagaagatgggaggggagcagagcgaAGGACAGTtttagaataaaaaagtaaaaagcctTGTTgctgtgcttcctgtctggcctcaagtagagtgaggcctagtttgaatctgagaactgctacttcAGATTCAAGCTTGTAGGCAAGGCAACTCCTATAAAATCCATTATGGGATCCAATACAACTGGCACACATGCATGGTTGAGCAGAACAATCTgaatggtcatgaccaggttgggcacataagaGGGCAGCAGGCTGTGGAGTGGCTGTGGGTGGCCAAAGTGCCAACATTTTTTACATTGATGGGGAAGAGGTTGATATGAtaggacactccaccaatataaactttatGGGGAGGTCACACCTACCGAAGCTAATCTTGGTAATATTGGTGTTGGACTTGTGCTGGCCTCTGAGAGGAATAGTTTAGCACTATACTGCCACTTCATCATAGTCAACGAGGCAGGCAAGCAAGTTGTTTTcccagtctgaccagtccttgttgtaGACAATCAGTTGGGGAGACGTAAACAGTTCTGGTACAGATGTTTAAGGGAGGAGTGAAGTTGGGCAGGAATAGATTTGCCaatgaggtcagtcagggtagatagcgCATGAGCTTGAAACTGTGACAAGGTGTGAACAGTTGGACCAACTGTGAAAGGAAAGTTTGCCTATTTATTTTTGGAgatattgttggaagagaagtcTACAGATCTTCAAAGTAAGGGGCTGCAGAGGGAATCACAAGGAATCAATTCTACTTGGGTAGGCcaaaaagagtactcaaaaggtttacAAAGGTGGAAGTAGTAGAAGGATGAGGgcaggagaaagaaggggtggTGTGGAGTGAGGTAATACTATGGGgaagaggacaataaggatgaagagtggtAATAAGGGGGAAAGGGTATACAAGGGAGAAGACTGTGCAATGGGTGATGGAGTGGAGAAtgctggaagaggggaaggggtgtattctgaaggttgagtaatgatctgggtggatgatttggatTGGATAGAGTTGACACCAAACATCGAGGAaggggtattagtattagtggtcAAAGCTGTGGACAAAGGTGAGGCAAGGGTTGggaaatttagataggctagttgatgagaGGCCAAACCTTAATACccctaataacagtaaaaaatctGCATTACTGGCAATGGTGAGCCTGAAGTACTTGGGGTAAAGAAGCCATAAAATAGAATTACATATATTGATAAAGTTTACTGTGAGTGACTGATTCTTGATGAAATAAGATTAAAACTATGCATGGCAGGTAGTAGCCTAATGCATTTACACTATGATTTAAAAATGTGTATCATTCTGCTTTACTGATCATAAATTGAACCTGCAATTCTGGTCAAAGAAGTAGTTGCTAGGAACCTATATGCCAGTATTATGGACAGAATGGTTCGAGATTCTATAACTTTTAAACCTTTTTAAAATGTCAGTGAAATTTCTGTACAtgagtttttctcttttttttgtcttatctgtGATtctaactataaataaataaaaaaaataaacaaacaaatatatataaaccacaaatacatacacacacacacacacacacacacacacacacacacacacacacacacacatatatatgcactgatatatatcaaatgtaccTTCCCTACATACTAAAATATTTATCTGAAGAAAAATCAAAGTCTGGGAGTAAACTTACCTGCTTAAAGTCAATGAGCTGTGTGACGTAAGTGCCATCACTCTGAGGAAATTCCAGCACCACCGAATCATCTGATATGTTTGCTGTGATGGTTTCTTTGAATACTTCACCACCCTATGGAAAAATATTTGAAGTTTCAATATCTATCACTAGAGAAAGAATAAATACTGTAACTGAAATAACTGGTGCTCATGAAAACACCATAATGTATTCAACAGAGGAATACAGAGACCAGGGTTGGaatgcatatgtaagtgtgtatagatgtatacatatatgtatgtatgtatgtatgtatgtatgtatgtatgtatgtatgtatgtatgtatgtatgtatgtatgtatgtatgtatatatatatatatatatatatatatatatatatatatatatatgtatatatatatatatgtatatatgtatatatgtatatatgtatatatgtatatatgtttatatgtatatatgtatatagagaccaGAGAATACATAGACCAGGGTTggaatgtatatgtaagtgtgtataaatgtatgcacatatgtatgtatgtatgtatgtatgtatgtatgtatgtatgtatgtatgtatgtatgtatatatgtatatatgtatatatgtatatatgtatatatgaatgtatatatatgtatatatgcaagtatggatatacatatatatatatatatatatatatatatatatataaatgtatatatttatatttatatatacacacataaacatatatacatacatacatacatatatatatatatacatatatatatatacatatatatatatatatatatatatatatatatatatatatatatatatataaatatatatacacacaaacacacacacacacacacacacacacacacacacacacacacacacacacacacacacacacacacacacacacacacacacacacacacacatacacatacatatacacatacacacacacacatatatatgtatatatatatatatatatatatatatatatatatatatatgtatatatatatatgtatttataacatttatatacatatatatatatatgtatatatgtaaatatatgcatttgtaacatatacatatatatatatatatatatatatatatatatatatatatatatatatatatatatgtatatacatatatatatgtatatatgtatatatatgtatatatatacatacatatatatatatatatatatttatatatatatatatatgtatatatatatgtatatatgtatatatatatatatatatatatatatatatatatatatatatatatatatatacatatatacattttggtAATATCTTGTATTATGTCCTTATCATGAAACCCACTGAATTTGGAATTGGATGATAACTTATGACGTGTACATTTATAGTGGCCAGTTGTAGGCATCACAAAGTATCAAAaataatttttgttatattatgcaGTCTTTATGTGTTATGTCACTGTTTGGGGGCAATATCCCTAATAAAACCTTTAAGAGGATTGCCATATCCAGCCAACTCCCTGGAATGCAAAATCTCCAAGCCAAGAGGTTCAGGGTGATGCCCCTCATTAGTGTCTTCACAACTCAGCTAAGATGTGGCAATGTGAGGTAATCATTTCTTGCTACTTGTTCTGTCCTATGTTACTTATCAAATTCCAGGAATTTTTAGTAGTTCATATCGTGCAAACTTATTAGTAGAgcttactataactactatattTGTAAGAgctgtatttgtaaatataaaattcTATTGTGTTTTATGATGTCATATACTAGAATTCACTGCATTTTTAAGTTAATGTTGTCAATTTAATCTAAAAATTACCACATACTGACTCTGACAACTCTGAACTgtggctatgataatgataagtggcAAAACTAACATAATTTCTATAAGGCATGTTAGGTTACCATCAGCAAAGTGAACTGAATCAAGCATTCTTTCATAAATAAAATGCACATTTACGTAATGATGGGTAACTGCCAATAGAAATGGCGTAGAAATGGTTATGAAAATCATAATCTAAtgagttatttattttctaaaactcCATATTGGCAATAATGTAAACATCTGCCATCTTTTAAACTTTGTCTTATATCATATTCAGGTATAGATGAAGTTTTGACTAGCCATCTTTTTTTAGGAAAATAATATGTGCAAAcaaaagagcaaataaatctaagaaacttatctccAATAACAATGTTATTTGATAAGAAAGTGCCTGAGAGCCTGAAATGAAAACTATTAAAGAATGTAGGTACACAACTACAGAAGTGgttaattactgttgttgctaaaACAGTGAAATATCACAGTTTTGATGTCACTATGCCAGTAAGGTAACATTTAATTTTGGCTACGTAATTCATTTCACAATATTTGTGACACGGTGAAACTGGGTGGAACCCATTCAAGCTTTACCAAATTAATTGGTAATAACTCACTCATTTCACGTCATTCAAGGTTTCTTACCTGTGTTTTTACATTAACGACGAGCTGTGCAGTGGAAAAGGTGTTTATAGAAaatgaaacgagaagaaagatGCATAAAGAATACATTTTGGTTTTAAGAAAGAGGGAAACCAAAACGACACAATCTACTGTGTTTACATGTAGCGATTTCTCGTTTCTCAACCTTGGCTATAAATTAAAAACCTTAAGCTccagaataatagtaatgggtTCCAAGTGGAGCATTAAGAGAATTGAATATTATAAAGAAGAAGACCTAATGCGTCAAGGAACTACTGAGTACCCTATAGAGAAGTGTATTGAATCCTTTAtagttatttgtttatgtctttaAAGTCTCATCCaacacattttatattttctgtcttCATTCATAATTTCAGTTTTTGCATCATCATAAGTAATTTCCACAACTTCACTTCATAAATAATCAGTTTTAGTACTGTTTATGGGGTGATTTGCTTGAGATTAATATAGATTTATGAGTATTGCAGCTCAGTGCTCCTGGTTTGAAATCTTCGCCTATAGGCTATTTTTTCCTGAACAATGAATGGTTTGAACAATCTTACTGCGTAACAATCCTCATTTATGCTTTCGGTGATAGGCTATTTCTATTAAGATGTTTCTATTACGATATTTATGATCATTAACTATAAGTCTCTTCAAAGTCAGCCGAATCTGGCGAACAGTGCCAAACGAAGAATCGTGAAAGTTGGGCTTCCATTCTCTTGAGGCGAAAGTAAGTGAAATCTCCGAAAAATTAAAGTTGACTGACTGATTTCTTTGAATTTTGACCCACGTaaacattaatgaataaaagtaccaatATATATTTGGCCAGATATTTTATGTGTAAGGGCTTGTCGTTTCGTGTTAACCAAGAAAAACGTTAAGAAACAATTGTTTTACCTGCCCAGATATCTCCAAAGCTTGCTATTTTTTCCTGTTTCACTTGAAGATGAAAAGAGTTTatttgagtgaatgaataaaaacCATGTTGTAACCATGCTAAGCTTACTAAGAGATACATTTCTTTAGTCTTTTGGTCATCTATGACATGTATGTGTaaaacttttcattttattttttgaaagatgaaaagaattagGTTTCTCCCATATTTTTGTTGAGAGTGAGTTCTTTAAACGGCTGTTTAACTCAGGCAGGAAGGAAGAAGGCAATATTTATTTAAGAGGGTATTCTGGAACTTTTTCAACATAGGGAATACCAGTTCTAAAAATAGTGGAAAAAAAGTTGCCAGTACAGTTCTGAAAGTGcacttctttctcttatctcatgCTGCTCACTTCAGAAAGTGCGCTGTATTTTTCTTGTCTCGTGCTGTCCTGTGCTGTCTTtctcactcaccctcttcctctttcctctcttcctttttcctctcttcctctccctttccccctctctcactctcttcttccctcttaccccctctctccctctcttcctgcctcttactcctcttttcccctttctctctccctctcctcttttcctctctctttctctctatcttctccccactcccctgtcaacattcctctcccccttttattctTAAAAATCTTCATTTACAGAGCAGTTTTATTCCTCAGACATGTAGGAGAGGCAACATGGTGCGGCTAAGGATTAGATGTCGCTGTGTTGCTCTAGCTGTTGTAGTATCACAGGTGAGTGTGCTTTAGAATGTCATAAAGTACTTTACTGAAGAGTGATGAAAAATTTTGTAAATTAAGAAATTAGCATATAATACATGGCATTAAAGTAGGTATTTATTCATGGATACTCTCTAATACTCTCTAGGTTAATAATCACTCACTTTTATCAGTAGGTAAATTCTAGACTAGGTCTATAACAAATTTGGTACCAGTAGACTCCTATTGATATCTACTaaccaaatataataataaaaacctagTAGAATTGATAAATTAGCACAGTGTGAATGGTCAAAATCCTTGGATTGAGTACATGGTGAGGGATGTTTACCCAGCAGAGTGGGTGCCTTACCTGGTTATGTTATTACTTGAGTCATGTAACTCAGACCTGTCTAAGCTCTATCTCAACAGTTGTATGAAATGGAGACATTGTATTCCGAAATGCATAAATACTGCATAATGTTTTCCAACTATTTGCTgattcctcatcccctccttacCCATTgggtttattatcatctttattgttgccTAGCTCCAACTAAGACCACTATAAATGCAGACTCATTATCACTAGGAATCTATTGATACCAAATTCGATAGATTTTAAGATGCAGATGGAATGGAAAATTACCTATCAGAAGTTCAAGTCAAGTATGAAATGTTGAATACAGAATATCCATATGTATTACATAATGGCATTTATATCTTTTGTGATATCATACTGACCATTTCTAACCTTTATATAGGTAAAAAAAGATCAGAAGCTTTCATGGAAGTGGATATTACTGGGTAATAGATATGAAGTACATTGAGATGAAAGTTTATTCTCAGCAAGGggctcatcattattaatgttgtttttacatTTAGTCTAGGGTTATTGGAATGTTCATACATTTATTCTTTTCCAGATTTTCCTGGGATTTTGGTTCTACTCACAGCCCTTAGATCCTCCCAAACAGTTTTTGAAACGTTTATTTAGTGAAGGAGGTCAAAGCATTTTACATTTAACTGACCATGAGATGTCCCACTACTATACATTTTTTGGGAAAGATCTTTGTGTTAAAGAAGGTGTAATTCCTGAGAAGAGCTCAGAAGGCAACTGTGTGTGCCGTAAAGGTTGGAAAGGGCGGAGGTGTGGAGTACCAGAAGTAATGCAGAGAGCAAAGTGGATGCAAAATGAAGAACTTTCTAAGAATTTACAGCTGAGGAAAAGAGCACGACGTGTGATATTGGTCACTCCGTTTTCTTATGAGTTTGATATTTTTGAGACAAATGTAAATGAGCTCAATGGACTAGTTGATATATTTGTTATTGGTGAAACTAATTATACAGAGCCAGGTAGTAAGGCATCTTTGCCTGtattgaataaattaaaaaaagaatggTTAAAAGACTTCCAAGATAAGATAATATATGTCCCTGTGACAGAAAGTGATCTGAAGAAAAGTTCATTTATGCAAAATTTGGTTCACACCGGGCTGCGTTTAGTAAGTGACATCCGTCCAGATGATCTCTTTATTCTGACAAATGGTGAAGAAATCCTGAGTCGTGATGTCTTGACTTTTCTGAAGCTCTTCCAGGGTTATCCATTGCCAGTAAAGTGTCAGTACCGAGAGCATGTATATGGGTTTTACTGGAGAGCTACGAAGAGTATCAATAATACTAAACCTCAAGTGTGTGCCTCGTCCTTTCAGTTTTTAGCTAATGCTTTTGAGTACCAAGTGTCGCGTCTGCAAGAAGGAAGTGTTTTGGAGGAAGATCTCAACTTTTTTACAACTCATGAACAGCCAGTTTCTGAATGGACAGTGCCAGATGCTGGTTGGAAATGTCATTTGTGTTTGTCAGTCCAGAATATTTTCCGCAAGTTTCTCAACTTACCAAAGAGTTATAGACCAAAATGGTTCACTGAATCATCCTCAAGCATGTTACCCTTCATTCAGCGTTTGGTCAAATTTGGCCAAGACGAGAATTTAGCACCGATTGGAAAAGCAAACACCCCCAGCCAGGAAAACTTGCCGTCTTACCTGTGGAACAACAGAGAAAATTTCAATCATTTATTGAAAAATCCGTATGAAACAATATCCATCCACAACCTTGTTTAGTGCCTTGTTTGTTACATGTTTTTGTGTCAAAGAGAATTATTCCTAACATACTGAACCAATAATGGATCTGAAAAGTTAGGTCTTGCTCAACAGGTAAGTGGATGAATCAGATTCCTAGTATATGGTTTGATTAAGAGCTTCATAATAACTCTCACCATGTGCCAACCGAATTCTAAGGTTCAAATGCATCACTGCATTACTCAAAGATGTAATTCAAACTTTTCATGTGAAAGATGTCCATATTCACATTGTGGATGCAAATAAATAAGTATTTTCCATGATTGTAAGTCTATATACAGAAATTCCATCTGacccattaataataatgaatagatgaataaatacatatatacatacatacatatatatatatatata from Penaeus chinensis breed Huanghai No. 1 chromosome 31, ASM1920278v2, whole genome shotgun sequence includes:
- the LOC125041820 gene encoding beta-1,4-mannosyl-glycoprotein 4-beta-N-acetylglucosaminyltransferase-like — its product is MVRLRIRCRCVALAVVVSQIFLGFWFYSQPLDPPKQFLKRLFSEGGQSILHLTDHEMSHYYTFFGKDLCVKEGVIPEKSSEGNCVCRKGWKGRRCGVPEVMQRAKWMQNEELSKNLQLRKRARRVILVTPFSYEFDIFETNVNELNGLVDIFVIGETNYTEPGSKASLPVLNKLKKEWLKDFQDKIIYVPVTESDLKKSSFMQNLVHTGLRLVSDIRPDDLFILTNGEEILSRDVLTFLKLFQGYPLPVKCQYREHVYGFYWRATKSINNTKPQVCASSFQFLANAFEYQVSRLQEGSVLEEDLNFFTTHEQPVSEWTVPDAGWKCHLCLSVQNIFRKFLNLPKSYRPKWFTESSSSMLPFIQRLVKFGQDENLAPIGKANTPSQENLPSYLWNNRENFNHLLKNPYETISIHNLV